A genomic segment from Candidatus Abyssobacteria bacterium SURF_5 encodes:
- a CDS encoding SIS domain-containing protein encodes MKNRELIQQKIEDSVRVKQRFSDELLSNIELTAEKIVDCYRNGGKLILFGNGGSAADAQHIACELVGRFLKERRPLFAVALNTNSSVLTSIGNDYGYDRIFERQVEASAKPEDVVIGISTSGNSPNIIRAIEAAHRIGSTTIGMTGLSGGLLKGAADILLNVPSGETPRIQESHILIGHIICELVERAIEEEKQ; translated from the coding sequence TTGAAGAACCGCGAGTTGATTCAGCAGAAGATCGAGGACAGCGTACGCGTGAAACAACGGTTTTCCGATGAACTGCTTTCCAACATTGAACTAACCGCCGAAAAAATCGTAGACTGCTACCGCAACGGCGGAAAATTGATTCTGTTCGGCAACGGCGGCAGTGCGGCAGATGCCCAACATATCGCCTGCGAACTGGTCGGCCGTTTTCTCAAAGAACGCCGGCCGCTGTTCGCCGTCGCGCTCAATACCAACTCCTCCGTTCTCACATCAATCGGAAATGATTACGGCTACGACCGCATCTTTGAGCGGCAGGTGGAGGCCTCTGCAAAACCGGAGGATGTTGTCATCGGCATCAGCACGAGCGGGAATTCCCCAAACATCATTCGAGCCATCGAGGCGGCCCATCGGATCGGCAGCACAACGATCGGCATGACCGGTCTCTCGGGCGGTTTATTGAAGGGAGCGGCCGATATCCTCCTGAATGTGCCCTCCGGCGAAACACCGAGAATCCAGGAATCCCACATTCTCATCGGTCACATCATCTGCGAATTAGTGGAGCGTGCCATCGAGGAGGAGAAACAATGA
- a CDS encoding MBL fold metallo-hydrolase yields the protein MNPQSKRGARITFLGHSSALISIADKNIITDPNLSRRISLFIRRRSALPFTAAALPRIDLALVSHGHYDHLDVPTLKKLGKDVPVVAPPGLERVLKRASRQVITLAPWEQIKLQQVNITAVPAKHFGGRPPLYFCTGYQGYIIEGSAVIYFAGDTGLFDGISDIANRWKIDAALLPVGAYEPPPFRENHMAPEDAVEAAHILRARALIPIHWGAFKLSLEPFTEPIPRLLQAAERAGMKETIRVLEPGESLTIGPLPEREL from the coding sequence ATGAATCCGCAATCAAAAAGAGGTGCGCGCATCACGTTCCTCGGGCACTCGTCGGCCCTCATTTCGATTGCTGATAAGAATATTATCACCGATCCGAACCTCAGCCGGCGGATTTCCCTTTTCATTCGAAGACGAAGCGCGCTTCCCTTTACCGCCGCCGCGCTTCCCCGAATCGATCTGGCGCTTGTCTCGCATGGACATTACGACCATCTCGATGTGCCGACACTGAAGAAATTGGGGAAGGATGTGCCGGTTGTGGCGCCTCCCGGCCTCGAGCGAGTCCTCAAGCGTGCTTCACGACAAGTCATAACGCTCGCTCCATGGGAACAGATCAAGCTCCAACAGGTGAACATAACCGCGGTCCCCGCAAAACATTTTGGGGGGAGGCCGCCGCTTTACTTCTGCACCGGCTACCAGGGATACATCATAGAAGGAAGCGCCGTCATCTACTTCGCCGGCGATACCGGTCTCTTTGACGGAATAAGCGATATCGCCAATCGGTGGAAAATTGACGCCGCCCTGCTGCCGGTCGGCGCATATGAGCCGCCGCCTTTCAGAGAAAACCACATGGCGCCCGAGGATGCCGTCGAGGCCGCGCATATCCTTCGAGCACGGGCGCTCATACCCATCCATTGGGGAGCCTTTAAGCTCTCGCTCGAGCCGTTCACCGAGCCCATACCTCGACTGTTGCAGGCGGCCGAGCGGGCCGGCATGAAAGAGACCATCCGCGTGCTGGAGCCGGGGGAATCATTAACCATCGGTCCCCTACCCGAGAGGGAACTGTAG